One Lujinxingia vulgaris DNA segment encodes these proteins:
- a CDS encoding EcsC family protein yields MFVKPESEELTGAGAVEPAGLGAESSEVEAIEVEAAAAGLPLDDFKALWEALSRRPVDEILSVVAEQLSDAPDRRREVLTAWMAQTLGYSRVWRRQKTLVSEPLWDVLSAKGYAELSERGEEALAMIGRTMSPYRTYLHPMAALATLAIWRHSGREELVEEARLRLLGRALPDELAWLYEVVVVFERDERRASAGKEDGGGRALMELVELCLEGSYWELGALLSALMVLRLKGRRHSPTVENLVKACDKAAEVQPRERAQWLQVMADATLKGQLSFAWLERPLEAAVRLSVDDPPRQERLREYLSRRAFDADYARLETLYESWLGSLWREGSAAQTWLFAEVGRTARYNPARAQRVLELMAARRGRRRRGVGSRAYRVRLAVEELGLGEELDRLEAELIGLYVHNLALDSHAVQLVRRAGGRVDWSTNPYAGADDLSMYLVVSDYERAFDQLTCKFDGVTMSHADKHAAARVKYFVQRRLDPNRVHRLVQRVFTPVEWLGSGLSEIGLVRGAVERGMERFEAHVAAQDLRAEVVEEFVEAGVEVADFEAIAELPVERVFGMLRRRRKQRLLLGAVSGGVFGGLAPFSWGMLSLADVPVLLSIAADISSRFCWYFGFDPREHKDLPMEILAVALGGSRPSAVEPMLVRQNLNEYVLRKTLMVGAVAHGGLTQLAGRGLAQVVERQLGARAAQQAGEMAKRAVTRNLQRRAVEAAPSRALPVVGALLGASLNVALIYDLCEAAQAVLTDRFLERKYPEWVRHIGLEDDSESLAG; encoded by the coding sequence CGGGAGGTGTTGACGGCGTGGATGGCGCAGACGCTGGGGTATTCGCGGGTGTGGCGCCGGCAGAAGACGCTGGTCAGTGAGCCGCTGTGGGATGTGCTCTCGGCGAAGGGGTATGCGGAGTTGAGCGAGCGGGGGGAGGAGGCGCTGGCGATGATCGGGCGCACGATGAGTCCGTATCGCACGTATCTGCACCCGATGGCGGCGCTGGCGACCCTGGCGATCTGGCGGCATAGCGGGCGCGAGGAGCTGGTGGAGGAAGCGCGGTTGCGGCTGCTGGGGCGGGCGCTGCCCGATGAGCTGGCGTGGCTCTATGAGGTGGTGGTGGTGTTTGAGCGCGATGAGCGTCGCGCGAGTGCCGGGAAGGAAGACGGCGGGGGGCGGGCGCTGATGGAGCTTGTGGAGCTCTGTCTGGAGGGCTCGTATTGGGAGCTGGGAGCGCTCTTGAGCGCGCTGATGGTGCTGCGCCTCAAGGGGCGACGCCACTCACCGACGGTGGAGAACCTTGTGAAGGCCTGTGATAAGGCGGCGGAGGTTCAGCCCAGGGAGCGGGCTCAGTGGTTGCAGGTGATGGCGGATGCGACGCTTAAGGGGCAGCTCAGTTTTGCCTGGCTGGAGCGGCCGCTGGAGGCGGCGGTGCGCTTGAGCGTGGATGATCCGCCGCGTCAGGAGCGGCTGCGGGAGTACTTGAGTCGGCGAGCTTTTGATGCGGATTACGCGCGGCTGGAGACGCTCTATGAGAGCTGGCTGGGGAGTCTCTGGCGAGAGGGGAGCGCGGCGCAGACGTGGCTGTTTGCGGAGGTGGGGCGCACGGCGCGCTACAATCCGGCCCGGGCGCAGCGTGTGCTGGAGTTGATGGCGGCACGTCGCGGGCGGAGGCGGCGCGGGGTGGGCTCGAGGGCGTATCGGGTGCGGCTGGCGGTGGAGGAGCTGGGGCTGGGTGAAGAGCTGGATCGGCTGGAGGCGGAGCTGATCGGGCTGTACGTGCATAACCTGGCGCTGGACAGCCACGCGGTGCAGCTGGTGCGGCGGGCGGGGGGGCGCGTGGACTGGTCGACCAACCCCTATGCGGGTGCGGATGATCTGTCGATGTATCTTGTGGTCAGCGACTATGAGCGGGCCTTTGACCAGCTGACCTGCAAGTTTGACGGGGTGACGATGTCGCATGCCGACAAGCATGCGGCCGCGCGGGTGAAGTATTTTGTGCAGCGACGCCTCGATCCGAATCGGGTGCATCGACTGGTGCAGCGGGTGTTTACGCCGGTGGAGTGGCTGGGCAGCGGGTTGAGCGAGATCGGGCTTGTGCGCGGGGCGGTGGAGCGGGGGATGGAGCGTTTTGAGGCGCATGTCGCCGCCCAGGACTTGCGGGCGGAGGTGGTCGAGGAGTTTGTGGAGGCCGGCGTGGAGGTGGCCGACTTTGAGGCCATCGCGGAGCTTCCGGTCGAGCGGGTTTTTGGGATGTTGCGGCGACGGCGCAAGCAGAGGTTGTTGCTGGGAGCGGTCAGCGGCGGGGTGTTCGGGGGCCTGGCACCCTTTAGCTGGGGGATGTTGTCGCTGGCGGATGTGCCGGTGCTGCTGTCGATTGCGGCGGATATCTCAAGTCGATTTTGCTGGTACTTCGGGTTTGATCCGCGGGAACATAAGGATCTTCCGATGGAGATTCTGGCGGTGGCGCTGGGGGGAAGTCGTCCATCGGCGGTGGAGCCGATGCTGGTAAGGCAGAACCTCAATGAGTACGTGTTGCGCAAGACGTTGATGGTGGGGGCGGTGGCGCACGGGGGGCTGACGCAGCTGGCAGGGCGCGGGCTTGCGCAGGTGGTGGAGCGGCAGCTGGGCGCGCGAGCGGCGCAGCAGGCCGGCGAGATGGCCAAGAGGGCGGTGACGCGCAACCTCCAGCGAAGGGCGGTGGAGGCTGCGCCCTCGCGGGCGTTGCCGGTGGTCGGGGCGCTGCTGGGAGCGTCTCTGAATGTGGCGCTGATCTACGATCTGTGTGAGGCGGCACAGGCGGTGTTGACCGATCGTTTTCTGGAGCGAAAGTATCCGGAGTGGGTGCGCCATATCGGGCTGGAGGACGACTCGGAGAGTTTGGCGGGCTGA
- a CDS encoding metallophosphoesterase family protein gives MPGAFFKWIDCTDKTRPRDLRRPDDTILRLAQLTDLHVPGEVELVSRLRDLISPHVSLQNISHEISAISNEVGHHYRSTRKLYNGLVRKTLVGLHRLGVDHLVITGDLVHCGLAEEFLDVRAALEVTGWWGEERLTVIPGNHDRFNIYESYPSEPMEHFFPVVTPREPMLKELPGGVALLALDSNRDPIDDRHYLERWLPNTVGRIYPEALDWIERHRAQVEGRRLVTLLHHHISSDWHPRSAAKSFGGLMEPADGADELIEAIDLIDPYSLILHGHKHDVMPVDYALGTHQLGNPGGFANALRFNVIDFNVHGEQVMTQLELRP, from the coding sequence ATGCCCGGAGCGTTTTTTAAATGGATTGACTGCACCGATAAGACGCGGCCGCGGGATCTGCGTCGACCGGATGATACGATTTTGAGGCTGGCGCAGCTCACCGACCTGCACGTGCCCGGTGAGGTGGAGCTGGTGAGCCGGCTGCGGGACCTGATCTCGCCACATGTCTCGTTGCAGAATATCTCGCATGAGATCTCGGCGATCTCCAATGAGGTGGGGCATCATTATCGCTCGACGCGAAAGCTCTACAACGGGCTTGTGCGCAAGACGCTGGTGGGGTTGCACCGGTTGGGGGTGGACCACCTGGTGATCACCGGGGATCTGGTGCATTGCGGGCTGGCCGAGGAGTTTCTGGATGTGCGCGCGGCGCTGGAGGTCACCGGGTGGTGGGGAGAGGAGCGGTTGACGGTGATTCCGGGGAATCACGATCGTTTTAATATCTATGAGAGCTATCCCAGCGAGCCGATGGAGCATTTTTTCCCGGTCGTGACGCCGCGTGAGCCGATGCTCAAAGAGCTTCCCGGCGGGGTGGCGCTGCTGGCGCTCGATAGCAACCGCGATCCGATCGATGACCGCCATTATCTGGAGCGGTGGTTGCCCAACACCGTGGGGCGGATCTACCCGGAGGCGTTGGACTGGATTGAGCGGCATCGCGCTCAGGTGGAGGGCAGGCGGCTTGTGACGCTCTTGCACCATCATATCAGCTCGGACTGGCATCCGCGCAGCGCGGCGAAGTCGTTTGGAGGTTTGATGGAGCCGGCCGACGGGGCTGATGAGTTGATTGAGGCGATTGACCTGATCGATCCTTATTCGCTGATTTTGCATGGTCATAAGCACGACGTGATGCCGGTGGATTACGCGCTGGGGACGCATCAGCTGGGGAATCCGGGAGGGTTTGCCAACGCGCTGCGCTTCAACGTGATCGACTTCAACGTGCACGGGGAGCAGGTGATGACGCAGCTGGAGTTGCGTCCCTGA
- the plsX gene encoding phosphate acyltransferase PlsX → MRSRESITIAVDAMGGDHAPAVVVAAVAEASLRGGVGQGVNFLLVGDEIAMTEALFELDHNSERIQLFHAPTVIGMGERAQVALEARADASIVQACALVQAGEADALVSAGHPGAAVLAATRHFGLVPGLGRAALASVYPTPRVRGEAEDPFSLILDVGASLRAKPDELLGFGLMGSAYARIVSRNERPRVALLSNSRESTMGTPEVVRAHELLSRHEAINFYGNIEGHEIPRGLADVVVCEGFVGDVAIKILEGVSEAAFDLARSAYHERVAWRMGLKLLSGGLQKIKQLTDFEAYGGAPLLGLEKVVILCHPRSGRRAVGNALRLAIKNVRAELPVAIAEALDTGTSQG, encoded by the coding sequence GTGAGGAGCAGAGAATCGATAACGATCGCGGTCGATGCGATGGGTGGGGACCATGCTCCGGCGGTGGTTGTGGCGGCGGTGGCTGAGGCGAGCCTTCGGGGCGGGGTGGGGCAGGGGGTGAACTTTCTGCTGGTGGGCGATGAGATTGCGATGACCGAGGCGCTCTTTGAGTTGGATCATAACTCGGAGCGGATTCAGCTTTTTCATGCGCCGACGGTGATCGGGATGGGGGAGCGAGCGCAGGTGGCGTTGGAGGCGCGCGCGGATGCTTCGATTGTGCAGGCGTGTGCGCTGGTGCAGGCCGGAGAGGCCGATGCGCTGGTGTCGGCGGGGCATCCGGGTGCGGCGGTGTTGGCGGCAACGCGGCACTTCGGGCTTGTGCCGGGGCTGGGCCGCGCGGCGCTGGCGAGTGTGTATCCGACTCCCAGGGTGCGGGGGGAGGCGGAGGACCCTTTTAGTTTGATTTTGGACGTGGGGGCGAGCCTGCGGGCAAAGCCCGACGAGCTTCTGGGCTTCGGGCTGATGGGCTCGGCGTATGCGCGGATTGTCAGTCGTAATGAGCGGCCGCGGGTGGCGCTGTTATCGAACAGCCGTGAGAGCACGATGGGGACGCCGGAGGTGGTGCGGGCGCATGAGCTCTTGAGTCGCCACGAGGCGATCAATTTTTACGGCAATATTGAGGGGCACGAGATCCCGCGCGGGCTCGCTGATGTGGTGGTGTGTGAGGGGTTTGTGGGAGATGTGGCGATCAAGATATTGGAGGGGGTCAGTGAGGCGGCGTTCGATCTGGCGCGCTCGGCGTACCATGAACGGGTGGCGTGGCGGATGGGGTTGAAGTTGTTGAGCGGCGGGCTTCAGAAGATCAAGCAGCTTACCGATTTTGAGGCCTACGGCGGGGCGCCGCTTCTGGGTCTGGAGAAGGTCGTGATTCTGTGTCACCCGCGCTCGGGACGACGGGCGGTTGGCAATGCGTTGAGGCTTGCGATCAAGAATGTACGCGCGGAGTTGCCGGTGGCGATCGCCGAGGCGCTGGACACGGGTACGAGTCAGGGGTGA